In one Pelecanus crispus isolate bPelCri1 chromosome 12, bPelCri1.pri, whole genome shotgun sequence genomic region, the following are encoded:
- the DNAI2 gene encoding dynein axonemal intermediate chain 2 — MEIVYVYTRKRSEFGRPCSFSDRPAKVNVDIPPDPSMASSFILRNPVDSYVQHTSDMSEHEVNTERVEVESHGVNHVEGGWPKDVNPQELEQTIRFRKKVEKDENYINTITHLGTLMEHCVKQNNAINIYEEYFGEEAMVEVEDEPPSAKTINVIRDPNVTKRTATHLSWHPDTCKKLAVSYSSLEFQQNMKDMSFDSYIWDLENPNKPELVLKPSSPLVSLEYNPKDSHVLVGGCYNGQMAYWDTRKGGLPVEVSTVEVSHRDPVYGAIWLQSKTGTECFSASTDGQVLWWDIRKLSEPTEMLVLDITRQGLLENALGAVALEFEPTMPTKFMVGTEQGIVIACNRKAKTPQEKITGTYSGHHGPVYALARNPFYTKIFLTVGDWTARIWSEENKESSIMSTKYHLSYLTDGCWSTVRPAVFFTTRSDGTLDVWDFLFKQKDPSLSLKICDEPLSSLRLQDNGCVVGCGSKLGTVTLLEISSGLCTLQRNEKTLATAMFERETKREKILEARHRELRLKERARSEGQEMEVEEKPVESPHEVLDRVRREFFEVIETELQRRAQAESQHLHGKVKGHAGEEAAAQGEESQLPKDREEEEEEEKDAAKEP, encoded by the exons ATGGAGATCGTCTACGTGTACACGCGGAAGCGCAGCGAGTTCGGCCGACCCTGCAGCTTCTCCGACCGGCCGGCCAAGGTCAACGTGGACATCCCCCCCGAccccagcatggccagcagctTCATCCTGAGGAACCCTGTAGACAGCTACGTTCAGCACACCAGCGACATGTCGGAGCACGAG GTCAACACTGAGCGGGTGGAGGTGGAATCCCACGGTGTCAACCACGTAGAGGGCGGCTGGCCCAAAGACGTCAACCCGCAGGAGTTGGAGCAAACCATCCGCTTCAGGAAGAAAGTGGAGAAAGATGAAAACTACATCAACACCATCACGCACCTCGGCACC CTGATGGAGCACTGCGTCAAGCAGAACAACGCTATCAATATCTACGAGGAGTACTTTGGAGAGGAGGCGATGGTGGAGGTGGAAGACGAGCCCCCCTCGGCAAAAACCATCAACGTTATCAG GGATCCGAACGTAACCAAGAGGACAGCCACGCATCTCTCCTGGCACCCCGACACATGCAAGAAACTGGCAGTGTCTTATTCCAGCCTGGAGTTCCAGCAAAACATGAAAGACATGAGCTTTGACTCGTACATCTGGGATCTTG AAAACCCCAACAAGCCAGAGCTCGTTCTCAAGCCGTCATCCCCTCTCGTGAGCCTGGAATACAACCCCAAAGACTCGCACGTCCTGGTGGGAGGATGCTACAATGGGCAGATGG cttACTGGGACACCAGGAAAGGGGGGCTGCCCGTGGAGGTGTCCACCGTGGAGGTCAGCCACAGGGACCCCGTGTACGGAGCCATCTGGCTGCAGTCCAAAACGGGCACCGAGTGCTTCTCAGCCTCCACCGACGGGCAG GTCCTGTGGTGGGACATCCGCAAGCTGTCCGAGCCCACCGAGATGCTGGTCTTGGACATCACCCGGCAGGGGCTCCTGGAGAACGCCCTGGGTGCTGTCGCACTGGAGTTCGAGCCCACCATG CCCACCAAGTTCATGGTGGGCACAGAGCAGGGCATCGTCATCGCCTGCAACCGCAAGGCCAAAACACCCCAGGAAAAAATCACCGGCACCTACAGTGGCCACCACGGACCTGTCTACGCACTGGCCAGGAACCCTTTCTACACCAAAATCTTCCTGACGGTCGGCGACTGGACTGCTCGAATCTGGTCGGAGGAGAACAAGGAATCATCAATTATGAGCACCAA GTACCACCTCTCCTACCTGACAGACGGGTGCTGGAGCACCGTGAGGCCGGCCGTCTTCTTCACCACCAGATCGGACGGGACCCTGGACGTCTGGGACTTCCTCTTCAAGCAGAAAGACCCCTCCCTCAGCCTGAAG ATCTGCGACGAGCCCCTCTCCAGCTTGCGCCTGCAGGACAATGGCTGCGTCGTTGGCTGCGGCTCGAAGCTGGGCACCGTCACCCTGCTGGAAATCTCCTCCGGGCTCTGCACCCTCCAGAGGAATGAGAAGACCCTGGCCACCGCT ATGTTCGAGCGGGAGACGAAGCGGGAGAAGATCCTGGAGGCTCGGCACCGGGAGCTGCGGCTGAAGGAACGTGCCAGGTCGGAGGGCcaggagatggaggtggaggAGAAGCCGGTGGAGAGTCCCCACGAGGTGCTCGACCGTGTCCGCAGGGAGTTCTTTGAGGTCATCGAAACGGAGCTGCAGAGGAGGGCGCAGGCAGAGAGCCAGCACCTGCATGGCAAG GTTAAAGGCCACGCGGGAGAGGAGGCGGCTGCGCAGGGGGAAGAGAGCCAGCTGCCCAAggacagggaagaggaggaggaggaggagaaggatgctGCCAAG GAGCCGTAG
- the TTYH2 gene encoding protein tweety homolog 2 — protein MPPARTEYLPPWWAAWLHGLPHRGLRLQPLPAAFRPRDPEYQQSLLFLGLVAAVCLGLNLLFLTVYLICLCCCKRDQEHETKRPHSCCVTWMAVTAGLICCAAVGIGFYGNSETNDGVYQLLYALDHANHTLTGIDALVAGTTLQMQVGLEQHLARLNELLASRGDYLQTLKFMQQLAGSIVLQLSGLPVWRGTSADLTALAGQVAYVEYYRWLAYLLFFILVLTVCLLACLGLAKRSRCLLTTMLCCGLLTLILSWASMAVDTAAAVGTSDFCVAPDKFIMNQTESDISAEVVHYYLYCDQSLSNPFQQVLTVFQRSLTTMQIQTQGLIQFALPLFPTAEKDLLGVQQLLNSSETSLHQLTAMLDCRGLHKDYLDALIGICYDGVEGLLYLVLFSLLVAASFSTIICAAPRAWKHFAGRDRDYDDMDEEDPFNPQARRIATHNPARGQLRSFCSYSSSLGSQSSLHPPAQTISNAPVSEYMNQAVLFGGNPRYENVPLIGRGSPPPTYSPSMRATYLSVTDEHVGRHSTEFPA, from the exons tcGCTGCTTTTCCTGGGCTTGGTGGCCGCCGTCTGCCTCGGCctcaacctcctcttcctcaccgtTTACCTgatctgcctgtgctgctgcaagagGGACCAGGAGCACGAGACCAAGCGGCCCCACTCCTGCTGCGTCACCTGGATGGCCGTCACCGCCGGGCTCATCTGCTG CGCGGCCGTCGGCATCGGCTTCTACGGGAACAGCGAGACCAACGACGGGGTGTACCAGCTGCTCTACGCCCTGGACCACGCCAACCACACCCTGACCGGCATCGACGCGCTG GTGGCGGGCACCACGCTGCAGATGCAGGTGGGCCTGGAGCAGCACCTTGCGCGGCTGAATGAGCTCCTGGCTTCACGGGGGGACTACCTGCAGACCCTCAAGTTCATGCAGCAGTTGGCAGGCAGCATCGTCCTGCAGCTCTCAGGGCTGCCCGTCTGGCGGGGCACCAGCGCCGACCTCACCGCGCTGGCCGGCCAAGTCGCCTACGTTGAGTATTACCG GTGGTTGGCATATCTCCTCTTCTTCATCCTCGTCCTCACCGTCTGCCTCCTggcctgcctggggctggccaAGCGCTCCCGCTGCCTCCTCACCAC GATGCTGTGCTGCGGGCTCCTGACGCTCATCCTCAGCTGGGCCTCCATGGCCGTGGACACGGCAGCGGCGGTG GGCACCAGCGACTTCTGCGTGGCCCCGGACAAGTTCATCATGAACCAGACGGAGAGCGACATCAGCGCAG AGGTGGTTCACTATTACCTGTACTGCGACCAGAGCCTGAGCAACCCCTTCCAGCAG GTTCTCACCGTCTTCCAGCGCTCGCTCACCACTATGCAGATCCAGACCCAGGGCCTGATCCAGTTTGCGCTGCCCCTCTTCCCCACGGCTGAG AAAGACCTGCTGGGGGTCCAGCAGCTCCTCAACTCCTCCGAGACCAGCCTGCACCAGCTCACGGCCATGCTGGACTGCCGGGGGCTGCACAAG GACTACCTGGACGCCCTTATCGGCATCTGCTACGACGGGGTGGAGGGTTTGCTCTACCTGgtcctcttctccctgctggtGGCCGCCTCCTTCTCCACCATCATctgcgccgcgccgcgcgcctGGAAGCACTTTGCCGGCCG GGACCGGGACTACGACGACATGGACGAGGAAGACCCCTTCAACCCGCAGGCGCGTCGCATCGCCACCCACAACCCGGCCCGGGGGCAGCTCCGCAGTTTTTGCAgctacagcagcagcctgggcagccAGAGCAGCCTGCACCccccggcacagaccatctccaACGCCCCCGTCTCCGAATACAT GAACCAAGCCGTGCTTTTCGGTGGAAACCCACGCTACGAGAACGTCCCCCTGATCGGCAgaggctctcctcctcccacg TACTCCCCGAGCATGCGAGCAACCTACCTGTCCGTCACCGATGAGCACGTCGGGCGCCACAGCACCGAGTTCCCAGCCTAA